One window of the Pseudomonas lurida genome contains the following:
- a CDS encoding Csu type fimbrial protein, whose protein sequence is MWLRALLACGLAVPLPLSAVTSQSFQVSATITPGCLIVGGGSNYGALTYGSYSALATNTVTAALTGGVTLQCTPGVALSMSVDGGLHSSTGRNLQLNSGSARVAYQLFRDAAFSQSLGIGQSVNVAYSDANTISLPIYGRVQLPGNQPGGTYSDTLQVQLTW, encoded by the coding sequence ATGTGGCTCAGAGCGTTGCTGGCTTGTGGGCTGGCGGTGCCGCTGCCGTTGTCGGCAGTGACCAGCCAGAGCTTCCAGGTGAGCGCGACCATCACCCCCGGCTGCCTGATTGTGGGCGGTGGCTCCAATTATGGCGCACTGACCTACGGCAGCTACTCGGCCCTGGCCACCAACACAGTCACGGCAGCGCTGACGGGGGGCGTCACGTTGCAATGCACGCCGGGGGTGGCGCTGAGCATGAGCGTCGACGGCGGGCTGCACAGCAGCACCGGGCGCAATTTGCAGCTCAACAGCGGCAGCGCGCGCGTGGCTTACCAGTTGTTTCGGGATGCGGCGTTCAGCCAGAGCCTGGGGATAGGCCAGAGCGTCAACGTGGCCTACAGCGATGCGAACACCATCAGCTTGCCGATCTATGGGCGGGTGCAATTGCCGGGCAATCAGCCTGGGGGGACATACAGCGACACGCTGCAGGTGCAGCTGACGTGGTAA
- a CDS encoding Csu type fimbrial protein: protein MHVLVSRLGVCALGLAMASSLNAATTVTGQITSSLILIASCQVNGSGAATGLNFGSLNFGTTNSLFTNADAQLLGGTGTGGALSILCSSGTTPAVKVRAGAHDGASPGGSRALADGAGNFVPYDFYTDSGHSALLAIDGVITLATSTGVAQTVNLYGRAVGKAGLPAGTYTDTVAVELTF, encoded by the coding sequence ATGCATGTACTTGTTTCGCGATTAGGCGTCTGTGCGCTGGGGCTGGCGATGGCTTCCAGCCTCAACGCCGCCACCACGGTGACCGGGCAGATCACCTCCAGCCTGATATTGATCGCCAGCTGCCAGGTGAACGGCTCCGGGGCGGCCACCGGCCTGAACTTCGGTTCCTTGAATTTTGGTACCACCAACAGCCTGTTCACCAACGCCGATGCCCAGTTGCTGGGCGGTACCGGCACCGGTGGGGCGTTGTCGATCCTGTGCTCCAGCGGCACCACGCCAGCGGTCAAGGTGCGCGCCGGCGCCCATGACGGCGCTTCCCCGGGTGGCAGTCGCGCATTGGCCGACGGTGCGGGCAACTTCGTGCCCTACGACTTCTACACCGACAGCGGCCACTCCGCGCTGCTGGCGATTGACGGGGTGATCACCCTCGCCACCAGTACCGGCGTGGCACAGACCGTCAACCTCTACGGTCGGGCAGTGGGCAAGGCGGGGCTGCCGGCGGGCACCTACACCGACACTGTGGCCGTGGAACTGACGTTCTAG
- a CDS encoding Csu type fimbrial protein: MVSRCLALVAMGGLLVLADDAQAAAASGLIQARLVITASCEVSKGIESAPVNPTGGTAMLDFGSQGPTWSNPLGAGITDGDKAPLAVSCNPSVSSFTVTIDGGTNADGTTRRLSNGRQMIPYRLSADPQGRSTYSIGQQRNFVVARGTQIPIPVFGSVVANTSALPAGIYTDTLTVTLDW, from the coding sequence ATGGTAAGCCGTTGCCTGGCCCTGGTGGCCATGGGCGGCCTGCTGGTGCTGGCAGATGACGCGCAGGCGGCTGCCGCCAGCGGGCTGATCCAGGCTCGGCTGGTGATCACTGCCAGTTGCGAAGTGAGCAAAGGCATTGAGAGCGCGCCGGTCAACCCCACGGGCGGCACGGCGATGCTCGACTTCGGCAGCCAGGGTCCGACCTGGAGCAACCCGCTCGGCGCTGGCATCACCGACGGTGACAAGGCGCCCTTGGCGGTGTCCTGCAACCCCTCGGTCTCGAGCTTCACCGTGACCATCGATGGCGGCACCAACGCCGACGGCACCACCCGGCGCCTGAGCAATGGACGCCAGATGATTCCTTATCGACTGTCCGCCGACCCGCAGGGGCGCAGCACCTACAGCATCGGGCAGCAACGCAATTTTGTCGTGGCCAGGGGCACCCAGATACCGATCCCGGTATTCGGCTCCGTGGTGGCAAATACCAGTGCCTTACCGGCAGGGATCTACACCGACACGTTGACGGTGACACTGGACTGGTAA
- a CDS encoding Csu type fimbrial protein, whose amino-acid sequence MLCSTAYGAQLQVEVRIDVQRGCQLVGTTRSAGIEQLGVLDFGSGPRLDDPAGPLSAALISQRQPRLECNPDTPYQVRVDGGLHGGTGEVRYLSATSSTKPIPYRIYADAARRVPLPVDVPLSGRVPDAGFVDLPLYGRIEPLKDIPAVGRYTDLLKVTVTW is encoded by the coding sequence ATGCTCTGCAGCACGGCTTACGGTGCACAGCTCCAGGTGGAGGTGCGTATCGACGTGCAGCGGGGCTGCCAGCTGGTGGGCACTACCCGCAGCGCTGGCATCGAGCAACTTGGCGTATTGGATTTCGGCAGCGGCCCGCGTCTGGATGACCCGGCCGGGCCCCTGAGTGCGGCGCTGATCAGCCAGCGCCAGCCGCGCCTGGAGTGCAACCCCGACACGCCTTACCAGGTACGCGTCGACGGCGGCTTGCATGGCGGCACTGGTGAAGTGCGCTATCTCAGCGCCACCTCGTCAACCAAACCCATTCCCTATCGCATCTACGCCGACGCCGCGCGGCGCGTGCCCTTGCCGGTGGACGTGCCACTCAGCGGCAGGGTGCCGGACGCCGGTTTCGTCGACCTGCCGCTCTATGGCCGGATCGAGCCTCTCAAGGACATTCCCGCCGTCGGCCGCTACACCGACCTGCTCAAGGTGACGGTGACATGGTAA
- the zapE gene encoding cell division protein ZapE — protein sequence MAALSLIRRLLGNKTETLDASPIPAFFQQKAEQQGYTLSTGQTRAIAALSQETQHLLAGQPARSLYLHGPVGRGKSWLLDGFFQALPIAEKQRVHFHDFFAQLHRGMFKHRDQDDALAVTLDELLTDCRVLCFDEYHVHDIGDAMLITRLFKALFERGVLVLVTSNYAPQGLLPNPLYHERFKPVIDLIAARMEVLEVSSPQDFRSLPQAQSEQRFTRGRYVWPGTASQRVALGLPAAGCPALPLAVGHRTLMCRGHTGRSVAFTFNDLCEQLTAVMDYLLLCQDYDHWIIDGLPLLAECPIAVQQRFINLVDVLYDRDKQLVLIGERPLDVALGGQAIDLARTASRLGQLQQAGPQPARDPVS from the coding sequence TTGGCCGCGCTTTCCCTGATCCGTCGCCTGCTCGGTAACAAAACCGAGACCCTTGACGCCTCGCCCATCCCCGCGTTCTTTCAGCAAAAGGCCGAGCAACAGGGTTACACCCTCAGCACCGGCCAAACCCGAGCCATTGCAGCCCTGTCCCAGGAAACCCAGCACCTGCTCGCCGGCCAGCCCGCCCGCAGCCTCTACCTGCACGGGCCGGTGGGGCGTGGCAAGAGCTGGCTGCTGGATGGCTTTTTCCAGGCGTTGCCGATTGCCGAGAAGCAACGCGTGCACTTCCATGACTTTTTCGCCCAACTGCATCGCGGTATGTTCAAGCATCGCGACCAGGACGATGCCCTGGCCGTGACCCTCGATGAACTGCTGACAGACTGCCGGGTGCTGTGTTTCGACGAATACCATGTCCACGATATCGGCGACGCCATGCTGATCACGCGGCTGTTCAAGGCTCTGTTCGAGCGCGGTGTGCTGGTGCTGGTGACGTCTAACTATGCGCCCCAAGGCTTGCTACCCAACCCGCTGTACCACGAGCGCTTCAAGCCGGTAATCGACCTGATCGCCGCGCGCATGGAGGTGCTGGAAGTCAGCTCGCCCCAAGACTTTCGCAGCCTGCCCCAGGCCCAAAGCGAACAACGCTTTACCCGCGGTCGGTACGTATGGCCGGGAACCGCAAGCCAGCGAGTGGCACTGGGTCTTCCCGCTGCGGGCTGCCCCGCCCTACCCTTGGCCGTCGGCCACCGGACCTTGATGTGCCGCGGCCACACGGGACGCAGCGTTGCCTTCACCTTCAACGACCTGTGCGAACAGCTGACGGCGGTGATGGACTACCTGCTGCTATGCCAGGACTACGACCACTGGATCATCGACGGCCTGCCACTGTTGGCGGAGTGCCCGATTGCCGTGCAGCAGCGCTTTATCAACCTGGTGGATGTGCTTTATGACCGGGACAAACAGCTGGTATTGATCGGCGAACGGCCGCTCGATGTTGCCTTGGGCGGCCAGGCCATCGACCTCGCGCGAACGGCCAGCCGTCTGGGCCAATTGCAGCAGGCCGGCCCGCAACCTGCGCGCGACCCGGTATCATGA
- a CDS encoding protein kinase yields the protein MNTLAQLKAGQLAGITRLDLSCGLTEFPREIFELADSLEILNLSGNALSSLPDDLHRLPHLRVLFCSDNLFTELPASLGQCAKLSMIGFKANQISHVPAAALPPPLRWLILTDNCISELPQALGERPLLQKLMLAGNQLAQLPESLANCHNLELLRIASNRFTRLPQWLLALPSLTWLAYAGNPVEMAVDVMSDDATANIPWSELELAEVLGEGASGIIRKARWKPSGKAVAVKLYKGSITSDGSPLHEMQACIAAGLHPNLIKVAGRVVGHPDHQAALVMDLIDPSYRNLAALPSLASCTRDVYEPGTRFSLEVALRLARGIASVGAHLHRHGITHGDLYGHNILWNEAGDCLLGDFGAASFHATADTVETRALQRLEVRAFGVLLGELLERVEDQVSDDLVALQLSCCQPNVLARPGFDEIETLLGAIQHV from the coding sequence ATGAATACCCTCGCCCAACTCAAGGCCGGCCAATTGGCCGGTATCACGCGCCTGGACCTGTCCTGCGGGCTGACTGAATTCCCGCGGGAAATCTTCGAACTGGCCGATTCCCTGGAAATCCTCAACCTCAGCGGCAACGCCCTGAGCAGCCTGCCTGACGACCTGCATCGCCTGCCACACCTGCGCGTGCTGTTTTGCTCCGACAATTTGTTTACCGAACTGCCGGCCAGCCTGGGCCAATGCGCCAAGCTGAGCATGATCGGCTTCAAGGCCAACCAGATCAGCCACGTGCCCGCCGCCGCCCTGCCGCCCCCGTTACGCTGGCTGATCCTGACCGATAACTGCATCAGCGAGCTTCCACAGGCATTGGGCGAACGGCCACTGCTGCAGAAGCTGATGCTGGCCGGCAATCAACTGGCGCAGTTGCCAGAAAGCCTGGCCAACTGCCATAACCTTGAATTGCTCCGCATCGCGTCCAACCGCTTCACGCGCCTGCCGCAATGGCTGCTGGCGTTGCCCAGCCTGACGTGGCTCGCCTATGCCGGCAACCCGGTGGAAATGGCCGTCGACGTGATGAGCGATGATGCGACAGCGAACATTCCCTGGTCCGAGCTGGAACTGGCCGAAGTGCTCGGCGAAGGCGCTTCCGGCATCATCCGCAAAGCACGGTGGAAACCATCAGGCAAAGCCGTCGCCGTCAAACTCTATAAAGGCAGCATCACCAGCGACGGCTCGCCGCTGCACGAAATGCAGGCCTGCATAGCCGCCGGGTTGCACCCCAACCTGATCAAGGTAGCGGGCCGCGTTGTCGGCCACCCCGACCACCAGGCCGCACTGGTGATGGACCTGATCGATCCCAGTTACCGCAACCTCGCCGCGTTGCCCAGCCTGGCTTCGTGCACCCGCGACGTCTACGAACCAGGCACCCGCTTCAGCCTTGAAGTGGCGTTGCGCCTGGCACGCGGGATCGCCTCGGTGGGCGCGCACCTGCACCGCCACGGCATCACCCATGGCGACCTGTACGGCCACAATATCCTGTGGAATGAAGCGGGCGATTGCCTGCTGGGGGATTTCGGCGCGGCGTCGTTCCATGCAACGGCGGATACCGTGGAGACCCGGGCGTTGCAGCGTCTCGAGGTGCGGGCGTTTGGGGTGTTGCTGGGGGAATTGTTGGAGCGGGTTGAGGATCAGGTCAGTGATGACCTGGTAGCACTGCAACTCAGCTGCTGTCAGCCCAATGTGTTGGCGCGGCCGGGGTTCGACGAAATCGAAACCTTGCTGGGTGCTATCCAACACGTCTAA
- a CDS encoding YebC/PmpR family DNA-binding transcriptional regulator — protein sequence MGAQWKVKHKEAAANAKGKIFGKLVKEITIAARNGADTSTNAHLRLVVEQAKKASMPKETLDRAIKKGAGLLGETVQYHRVTYEGFAPHQVPLIVECVTDNINRTVAEIRVAFRKGQLGASGSVAWDFNHVGLIEASPDSPDADPEMAAIEAGAQDFEDGEEEGTTLFITETTDLDAVQKALPEQGFTVLSAKLGYLSKNPVSGLSDEQMAEVEAFLEGLDNHDDVQDMFVGLAG from the coding sequence ATGGGCGCACAGTGGAAAGTCAAACATAAAGAAGCGGCAGCCAATGCCAAGGGCAAGATCTTCGGCAAGCTGGTGAAAGAAATCACCATCGCCGCGCGCAACGGCGCCGATACCTCGACCAACGCTCACCTGCGTCTGGTGGTGGAACAGGCCAAAAAGGCCTCGATGCCCAAGGAAACCCTGGACCGCGCCATCAAGAAAGGCGCCGGTCTGCTCGGCGAAACCGTGCAGTACCACCGCGTGACCTATGAAGGGTTCGCCCCGCACCAGGTGCCACTGATCGTCGAGTGCGTGACCGACAACATCAACCGTACCGTGGCCGAAATCCGAGTAGCGTTCCGCAAGGGCCAACTCGGTGCTTCCGGCTCCGTGGCTTGGGATTTCAACCACGTCGGCCTGATCGAAGCCTCGCCGGACAGCCCGGACGCCGATCCGGAAATGGCCGCCATTGAAGCCGGTGCCCAGGATTTCGAAGACGGTGAAGAAGAAGGCACCACCCTGTTCATCACCGAGACCACCGACCTCGACGCAGTACAGAAAGCCTTGCCGGAGCAGGGCTTCACCGTGCTGTCGGCCAAACTGGGCTACCTCTCGAAGAACCCGGTGAGTGGCTTGAGCGATGAGCAGATGGCAGAAGTCGAAGCGTTCCTCGAAGGCCTGGACAACCATGATGACGTGCAGGACATGTTCGTCGGTCTGGCGGGCTGA
- a CDS encoding MFS transporter, with amino-acid sequence MNIPMGSIKRWRVQIFAITWLAYAAFYFTRKAFSVAKLGIGDDPSFPLDKMMMANLDGLYLAAYAVGQFTWGMLADRFGPRVVVLGGLLISAAAALVMGTFATLPIFVTCMLIQGLAQSTGWSGLCKNLGSFFPAQQRGRVLGLWSSCYAFGGLVASPFAGWWAYTLIGSWHAAFISSAAVVAVVALLFFIFQRNTPQDVGLPAVEPEPALSAEEAAAEKRISVLEPLRAILRNRTVLTLGLAYFLLKPARYAILLWGPVIVYEQMPSVGKVGAAIVPTAFELAGLLGPVLIGLASDKLFGARRMPACVLSLLALTVALALFMGALHTGSVMLVMALLFVMGLTLYGPDSMISSTAAIDFGTAKAGATAAGFVNGCGSVGAILGGLLPGYFDTVTVFIVFAGAALFSSLVLMPYWNARPAVLAQVGDFVPDRNVAIKPLRT; translated from the coding sequence ATGAATATCCCTATGGGTAGCATCAAGCGTTGGCGCGTGCAGATATTCGCCATCACCTGGCTGGCGTACGCCGCCTTTTATTTCACTCGCAAAGCGTTCTCGGTGGCCAAGCTGGGCATTGGCGACGACCCGAGTTTCCCCCTCGATAAAATGATGATGGCCAACCTGGACGGTCTCTACCTGGCGGCGTATGCCGTCGGGCAATTCACCTGGGGGATGTTGGCCGATCGCTTCGGGCCGCGGGTCGTGGTGCTGGGCGGCTTGTTGATTTCCGCTGCCGCCGCCCTGGTCATGGGCACGTTCGCGACCTTGCCGATCTTTGTGACATGCATGTTGATCCAAGGCCTGGCGCAGTCCACTGGCTGGTCGGGGTTGTGCAAGAACCTCGGTAGTTTCTTCCCGGCGCAGCAGCGCGGACGGGTACTGGGGTTGTGGAGTTCGTGCTACGCGTTCGGTGGCTTGGTAGCCTCGCCCTTTGCGGGGTGGTGGGCCTACACCTTGATAGGCAGTTGGCACGCGGCATTTATCTCCAGTGCAGCGGTGGTGGCGGTGGTGGCGCTGCTGTTCTTTATCTTCCAGCGCAACACGCCGCAGGATGTGGGCTTGCCCGCCGTCGAACCGGAGCCGGCGTTGAGCGCGGAGGAGGCCGCCGCCGAAAAACGCATCAGCGTGCTGGAGCCATTACGCGCGATCCTGCGCAACCGCACGGTGCTGACCCTGGGGCTGGCGTATTTCCTGTTGAAACCGGCGCGTTACGCGATCCTGTTGTGGGGCCCGGTGATCGTCTATGAACAGATGCCGTCGGTGGGCAAAGTGGGGGCGGCGATCGTGCCCACGGCGTTCGAGCTGGCGGGCTTGCTCGGTCCGGTACTGATCGGCCTGGCGTCCGACAAACTCTTCGGCGCCCGACGCATGCCCGCCTGTGTGCTCAGCCTGCTGGCCCTGACCGTGGCCCTGGCCTTGTTCATGGGGGCGCTGCATACCGGCAGTGTGATGCTGGTGATGGCCTTGCTGTTTGTCATGGGCCTGACCCTGTACGGGCCGGACTCGATGATCAGCAGCACCGCTGCCATCGACTTCGGCACCGCCAAGGCCGGTGCCACCGCCGCCGGCTTTGTGAATGGCTGCGGCTCGGTGGGCGCGATCCTCGGCGGGCTGCTGCCGGGGTACTTCGATACCGTGACGGTGTTTATCGTGTTTGCCGGGGCCGCGTTGTTTTCTTCGCTGGTGTTGATGCCGTACTGGAATGCCCGGCCGGCAGTGCTGGCCCAGGTCGGGGATTTCGTGCCGGACCGCAACGTGGCGATCAAACCCTTGCGAACCTGA
- a CDS encoding LysR substrate-binding domain-containing protein: MSVSHAQLKAFHAVAVHGSFTQAAERLFLTQPAISDQVRKLEERFGVLLFHRNKRAVRLTDLGERLLAITQRLFVIQAEAEELLQDSRALLTGTLTLAVDAPVHVLPQIARFCERYPGISVKIETGNTDESLSRLYNYQADLALLGRDVDDERLLSLPLPDDQLLAFVARNHPWAGRESICLADLDDTPLVLRETGSVTRQTLEQEMGQAGLRIRPAIQVEGREAAREAVVVGIGVGVVSAAEFGADSRVYAMPIRDCSQRMKETLVCLKEQSSRRVVATFLDIMRESLQPGASSKNA; this comes from the coding sequence ATGTCGGTGTCTCATGCGCAACTCAAAGCCTTTCACGCCGTAGCGGTCCACGGCAGCTTTACCCAGGCCGCCGAACGGCTGTTCCTCACGCAACCGGCGATCTCCGACCAGGTGCGCAAACTTGAAGAGCGCTTTGGGGTGTTGCTGTTTCATCGCAACAAACGTGCAGTGCGCCTGACCGACCTGGGTGAACGCCTGCTCGCCATCACCCAGCGCCTGTTTGTGATCCAGGCCGAAGCCGAGGAACTGCTGCAAGACTCGCGCGCCCTGCTCACCGGCACCCTGACGCTGGCGGTGGACGCACCGGTCCACGTGCTGCCGCAGATCGCGCGTTTCTGCGAGCGCTACCCGGGCATCAGCGTGAAGATCGAAACCGGCAATACCGACGAATCACTGTCGCGCTTGTACAACTACCAGGCCGACCTGGCCTTGCTGGGGCGCGATGTCGATGACGAACGGCTCTTGTCGTTGCCCTTGCCCGACGACCAGCTACTGGCTTTTGTCGCGCGCAACCACCCGTGGGCCGGGCGCGAATCTATCTGCCTGGCGGACCTGGACGACACGCCCCTGGTGCTCAGGGAAACCGGCTCTGTCACCCGCCAGACCCTGGAGCAAGAGATGGGCCAGGCCGGGCTGCGCATTCGCCCGGCGATCCAGGTCGAAGGCCGGGAAGCCGCACGAGAAGCGGTGGTGGTGGGGATTGGGGTGGGGGTGGTCTCGGCGGCGGAGTTCGGCGCGGACTCACGGGTCTACGCCATGCCGATCCGCGATTGCAGCCAGCGGATGAAAGAAACCCTGGTGTGCCTCAAGGAGCAGAGCTCACGGCGGGTGGTGGCGACGTTCCTCGACATCATGCGCGAGAGTCTTCAGCCCGGCGCCAGCTCGAAGAACGCCTGA
- a CDS encoding LysR substrate-binding domain-containing protein, whose product MNLFQLRAFDAVAREGSFTRAAARLFISQPAVTGHIKALEEYYQIPLLRRTARRVELTEEGARLASITRAIFGLVDEAQTMLEANRQLLTGRLEVAADGPHLVMPMIASLRSRYPGITVNLRLGNAQETLAALLSEHADVAVLTEVAPRNGLHLQPLSESRICALVPAAHPWAMQSGGIRLAQLNEVIMVLREPSSITRRTFDDACAATGVKPKVLLELDSREAVTEAVAAELGVGVVSSMEVSQDPRVRAVPLLGDGLVNRHVLGCMERRRSLRLIQAFFELAPG is encoded by the coding sequence ATGAATTTGTTCCAACTGCGTGCATTCGATGCCGTGGCCCGCGAGGGCAGCTTCACCCGTGCCGCCGCACGGCTGTTCATCAGCCAGCCTGCGGTGACCGGGCACATCAAGGCACTGGAGGAGTACTACCAGATCCCGTTGCTGCGGCGCACCGCACGACGGGTCGAGTTGACCGAGGAGGGCGCACGCCTGGCGTCAATCACCCGGGCGATCTTTGGCCTGGTGGACGAAGCGCAGACGATGCTGGAGGCCAACCGTCAATTGCTCACCGGGCGGCTGGAAGTGGCAGCGGACGGCCCGCACCTGGTGATGCCAATGATCGCCAGCCTGCGATCGCGTTACCCGGGGATCACCGTGAACCTGCGCCTGGGCAATGCCCAGGAAACCCTGGCGGCGCTGTTGTCCGAGCATGCGGATGTGGCCGTGCTCACCGAAGTGGCGCCGCGCAATGGCCTGCACCTGCAACCGTTGAGTGAATCGCGGATCTGCGCGCTGGTGCCGGCTGCGCATCCGTGGGCGATGCAATCTGGGGGCATTCGCCTGGCGCAATTGAATGAGGTGATCATGGTGCTGCGCGAACCCAGTTCGATCACCCGGCGTACGTTCGATGACGCGTGTGCCGCGACCGGTGTAAAACCCAAGGTGCTGCTGGAACTCGACAGCCGGGAAGCGGTGACCGAGGCCGTCGCCGCCGAGTTGGGCGTCGGTGTGGTCTCGTCCATGGAGGTCAGCCAGGACCCACGCGTGCGGGCGGTGCCGCTACTGGGTGATGGCCTGGTGAACCGGCATGTGCTTGGTTGCATGGAGCGGCGCCGGTCGCTGCGCCTGATTCAGGCGTTCTTCGAGCTGGCGCCGGGCTGA
- a CDS encoding 2-aminoethylphosphonate--pyruvate transaminase, whose translation MTTAAPILLTPGPLTTSNRTRQAMMVDWGSWDDRFNQLTASVCEQLLAILNGEGSHHCVPLQGSGTFAVEAAIGTLVPRDGKVLVLINGAYGKRLAKICEVLGREFSTFETAEDEPTTAADVDRLLHADPAITHVALIHCETSTGILNPLPQIAQVVKAHDKRLIIDAMSSFGALAIDAREVPFDSLVAASGKCLEGVPGMGFVFANKQALAAAQGNCHSLAMDLFDQHSYMAKTGQWRFTPPTHVVAALHEALLQYQEEGGLIARHKRYASNCQALLDGMAELGLRSFLPADIQAPIIVTFHAPRDPRYQFKDFYERVKAKGFILYPGKLTQVETFRVGCIGHVDAAGMRAAVKAIADVLQEMEVLDI comes from the coding sequence ATGACCACTGCCGCGCCGATCCTGCTGACCCCTGGCCCCCTGACCACATCGAACCGCACCCGCCAAGCCATGATGGTGGACTGGGGGTCATGGGACGACCGCTTCAACCAACTCACGGCCAGCGTATGCGAGCAATTGCTGGCGATCCTCAACGGCGAAGGCAGCCACCATTGTGTCCCCTTGCAGGGCAGCGGCACCTTCGCCGTCGAAGCCGCCATCGGCACCCTCGTCCCGCGTGACGGCAAGGTGCTGGTGCTGATCAACGGCGCGTATGGCAAGCGCCTGGCGAAAATCTGCGAAGTCCTGGGCCGCGAGTTCAGCACCTTCGAAACCGCCGAGGACGAGCCCACTACCGCCGCCGATGTGGACCGTCTGCTACACGCCGACCCGGCCATCACCCACGTCGCCCTCATCCACTGCGAAACCAGCACCGGCATCCTCAACCCACTGCCACAGATCGCCCAGGTCGTAAAAGCCCACGACAAACGCTTGATCATCGACGCCATGAGTTCGTTCGGCGCGCTGGCAATCGACGCCCGCGAAGTACCATTCGACTCCCTGGTCGCCGCCTCCGGCAAGTGCCTGGAAGGCGTGCCGGGCATGGGGTTCGTCTTCGCCAACAAACAGGCGCTGGCCGCCGCTCAAGGCAATTGCCACTCCCTGGCAATGGACCTGTTCGACCAGCACAGCTACATGGCCAAGACCGGCCAGTGGCGCTTCACCCCTCCTACCCATGTAGTCGCCGCCCTGCACGAAGCGCTGCTGCAGTACCAGGAAGAAGGCGGCCTGATCGCGCGGCATAAACGCTACGCCAGCAACTGCCAGGCGTTGCTCGACGGCATGGCTGAACTGGGACTGCGCAGCTTCCTGCCGGCTGACATCCAGGCGCCGATCATCGTCACCTTCCATGCACCGCGGGACCCGCGCTATCAGTTCAAGGACTTCTACGAACGGGTCAAGGCCAAGGGTTTCATTCTGTATCCCGGCAAATTGACCCAAGTGGAAACCTTCCGCGTGGGCTGCATTGGCCATGTCGACGCGGCAGGGATGCGAGCAGCGGTCAAGGCAATCGCCGACGTGCTGCAAGAAATGGAAGTGTTGGACATTTGA
- the phnX gene encoding phosphonoacetaldehyde hydrolase gives MNYQTPNTLQAVILDWAGTVVDFGSFAPTQIFVEAFAEFDVQVSIDEARGPMGMGKWDHIRTLCDQPQVAERYRKAFGRTPTDDDVTAIYQRFMPLQIEKIAEHSALIPGALDTIAQLRKQGIKIGSCSGYPKQVMDKVVALAATNGYIADHVVATDEVPNGRPWPAQALANVIALGIDDVAACVKVDDTVPGILEGRRAGMWTVALTCSGNALGLTYEQFCALEAATLASERKRIEAMFEGSRPHYLIDTINELPGVIADINQRLARGEMPQTH, from the coding sequence ATGAACTATCAAACCCCCAACACCCTCCAGGCCGTCATCCTCGACTGGGCCGGCACCGTGGTCGACTTCGGCTCGTTTGCCCCAACGCAGATCTTTGTCGAGGCCTTCGCCGAGTTCGACGTGCAAGTGTCCATCGACGAAGCCCGTGGCCCGATGGGCATGGGCAAGTGGGACCATATCCGCACCCTGTGCGACCAACCACAGGTTGCCGAACGCTACCGCAAGGCGTTCGGTCGCACCCCCACCGACGATGATGTGACCGCCATCTACCAGCGCTTCATGCCATTGCAGATCGAGAAGATCGCCGAACACTCGGCCCTGATCCCCGGCGCCCTCGACACCATCGCCCAACTGCGCAAGCAAGGCATCAAGATCGGTTCCTGCTCCGGCTACCCCAAGCAAGTGATGGACAAGGTCGTTGCCCTGGCGGCCACCAACGGCTATATCGCCGACCATGTGGTCGCGACCGACGAAGTGCCCAATGGTCGCCCATGGCCAGCCCAGGCGCTGGCCAACGTGATTGCGCTGGGCATCGATGACGTGGCGGCGTGCGTCAAGGTCGATGACACCGTGCCGGGTATCCTCGAAGGCCGCCGCGCCGGGATGTGGACCGTGGCCCTGACCTGCTCCGGCAATGCCCTCGGCCTGACCTATGAGCAGTTCTGCGCCCTGGAGGCTGCCACGCTGGCCAGCGAACGCAAGCGCATCGAGGCCATGTTCGAAGGCTCGCGCCCGCACTACCTGATCGACACCATCAACGAGCTGCCCGGTGTGATCGCCGACATCAACCAGCGCCTGGCGCGCGGGGAAATGCCGCAGACTCACTGA